Genomic window (Bacteroidota bacterium):
ACAGTTATTTCCCGGATGCTGATTTTTTTGTTGAATTTGAAAGATTCGACCGGCATGTGGATAAACTCAGGCGCCAGGGGACCAAAGTTGATTATGTCAGCATTTGTTCGCCCAACTATCTTCATGATGCGCACATCCGTTTTGCCTTGAGAAATCAGGCTGTAGCAATATGTGAAAAGCCTATTGTCCTCAATCCCTGGAACATTGATGCCTTACAGGAGATTGAGCAGGAAACCGGAGGAAAAGTTTATACCATCCTGCAGTTGAGGCTTCATCCTGCAATTATCGCTTTAAAAAAGAAGATTGAAGAGGGGCCCAAGAATAAAATATATAATGTTGATCTGACTTATATTACCAGCAGGGGGAGGTGGTATTTTATTTCCTGGAAGGGCGATATTCAAAAGTCAGGAGGGGTAGTAACCAATATCGGGGTTCATTTTTTTGATATGCTTTCCTGGATTTTTGGCGGGGTTAAGGAAAATGTAGTGAATTATTCCAGGCCTGATAAGGCAGCAGGATATTTGATGTTGA
Coding sequences:
- a CDS encoding Gfo/Idh/MocA family oxidoreductase, with the protein product MDNNKVNFAIIGVGGYIAVRHLKAIKDTGNKLVCALDPFDSVGVIDSYFPDADFFVEFERFDRHVDKLRRQGTKVDYVSICSPNYLHDAHIRFALRNQAVAICEKPIVLNPWNIDALQEIEQETGGKVYTILQLRLHPAIIALKKKIEEGPKNKIYNVDLTYITSRGRWYFISWKGDIQKSGGVVTNIGVHFFDMLSWIFGGVKENVVNYSRPDKAAGYLMLRRARVRWFLSLDHKDIPEEIKTNGQTTFRSITVDGEEVEFSGGFTELHTQSYQEILKGNGFCLEDSRTSIETVYTIRNSKPVGLRGEYHPFLKKLKLL